The following is a genomic window from Actinomycetota bacterium.
GGCAAATCGCCGCACGTAGACAAAATCATGCGGGAACCTGCCCGCTGCGTTCCGATAGTCGCGGCGCCCGAGCATCTCGCGACACGCGGCGCATAGTCCACGGCGCCGGCACGGTCGCCTCCACGTGAACGACCGCCCGTCCTGAAGGCTGACGAGCGGCAAGAGCCATCCGCGGCATGGCGCATCAAAATCGAACCCGTTACTATGACCCACGGTTGTTCCATCCGCTTCGTTGAGTCCGGCGCCGCGTCAGGTACCGGACTCATCTTTTTGATCTGTCGTTGTCGTGGTGTCGCTGTTCAAGCCCAACGCGGCTAGGACAGCCGCGGTCGGGATGATGTGCCTAGACCCGAGCTTGAACGCACCAGGGACCTCGCCCCGGCGCAGAGCCTCGTACGCAAGGCCGCGACTGACACCCGCGCAACGCGCGAACTCTTCGACGCTCATCGTCGGCTGCTCGCGCGGATCGGGAATCACGGTTGCCCCCGCAGAGCCGCCAGGAGATCGGCGTATCGGACCGCCGCCTTACCCGAGGGACGCTTGTCACCCAGCTCCCAGCGCCGAACCGTGACGTGCGTCACGCCCACGACGGCGGCGATCTGGTTGAGAGATAGTTCAGCCTCGGCGCGGATGCGTTGCGCTTCGCCACTTCGCGCCAGGCGGCGCGCCAGGCTGACCTTGAGTGCTTCCGTCTTCGTCATCGTGCGTGCCACTCAAACACATCCTGATAGTGCCCGGTACCCTTTGGATAGCTCATTGCAGAATTGAGCCTCGGGGATTGGGCTAGCCCATTCTGTTCATCTGTTGTACCCTTGTGTCATGGCCAAGCAGCGACGGAAGGACCCGTTCCCCATCCGGCACATCCGAGCCTTCGGCGACCTGTCGGTTGATTCTGTTTCGCTCGGCGATCGCCGCTGGTTGCCAACGTCGTTCGGGCTGACCTTCGATGACCCCAAACGGCCAGTCGTCGCGACACTGTGGGTCACGGTCGGCAAGGATGCGGTCCCCAGGGTCGCCAGGATCAGTGTCGAAGCCCGGGACGCAGCGAAGGGCATCAGTTCCGTGGCCCTGCGACTACCGCTGCCGGAGATTCTTCGCGAGGGGGCCGCCGTGGTCGTGCAGATCGGCCAGGAGGAGACACGAGGGACGCTGAAGAGCGAAGTCCGCCAGTGGCGCGAGGCGTTCATCCCGATGACGAATCCCACCGGCCCGACAGCGCAGCGTACCCGGCGTGCGTATCGCAGCGTCGATCAAGAACGGCTGCGCCGGGTTGCTACCGTCGTCCGTCGCGCCGTTGAGGAAGGGAAGCCCTTCATCAAGGCGGTCATGGAGGTGGAGCACGTCGGGCAGAGCCATGCGAAAAGGTTGATCGACGGGGCACGGGCAGCGGGATACCTGGAAGAGACGAAGCCGCGAGGGCGGCGGAAGGGGAAGGGCCGATGAGAGGAAGCGTCGTTCGGCGCGGGCGGTCCTGGTCCATCGTGGTCGATCAAGGAATGCAA
Proteins encoded in this region:
- a CDS encoding helix-turn-helix transcriptional regulator is translated as MTKTEALKVSLARRLARSGEAQRIRAEAELSLNQIAAVVGVTHVTVRRWELGDKRPSGKAAVRYADLLAALRGQP